DNA sequence from the Bacteroidales bacterium genome:
CTGATAAAGAATGGAGAAATCCTTGATGAAATGATTTATGCAGTAAGGAGAAAGCTTAATGATAATGTGTAATCAGAGGAAAGGACGTGTTACCCTTTTCCAGAATTCGCAATTCATTTAGAAAACCTGCAAGGTTAATTTACCAGAGTCATTGTCCCCCTTTTTTCAAAAGGGGGTGTCCGCCTAAGGCGGACGGGGGATTTACGACGGGATGAGAATTGTCCCTGATCTTGCAGAATTACCTTCAATGCCCCAAATCCCCCTGCCCCCCTTTTTCAAAGGGGGATGGATGTTGAGCTATATTCGCCGTCCCCCTTTTTACAAAAGGGGGTGTCCGCCTAAGGCGGACGGGGGATTAACATCGGGATGAGAATTGTCCCTGATATTGCATAATTACCTTCAATGCCCCAAATCCCCCCTGCCCCCCTTTTTCAAACTACCGTGTGTACACATTTTTCGAGAGCGACCAACCATCAAATATGTCATAGAATCGTCTTAGTCCAATCCATAAAGTAGTAATTCCTGGAGGGCGTTCTGATTTATATCCTTTCCAACCACCAAGCCTGGCTATTACCCACGTAGATCTAGCAAGGCTTCTCAATGGATATGGATTTTTAAGTTTCTCTGTTTTCCCTTCTAATAAAGCACATTGTTGTTCCAAGCATTCTTGTTGAAACTCTGTAAAACACATAGCTGATTCCAACGTTTCTCCTTCCGGAATACTATAGCAGAATCGCATTTGAAGAAGCTTTATTATGGTGCTTAACATCATTAGACTCAGCTTTCGAATAGATTTAGCTGATTCCAACTCACTAGCTTCAATATTATAGCCTTCTTGTTTGAGAATTCGGAATATTTCTTCTATGATCCACCGCCAACTATACCATTGAATAACACATAATGCTTCTTCCAGATTAGTTATTGACAAGGTTGTAAGTATTCTCCAACTGATTGATTGCCCTGCTCTGACATTAACCTCTTTTGCCTCAACAGCAAATAGTTCTATCTTGTTTGATATACTCTTTGATGCTGAATCTGGCCTTTTTAATTGAACTGGGCAAAAACGAACTTCTAAAACTGCAGTCCGTTTAGTTTGTTTCTTTCGCTTATCTCCTGGTATATCTAATGAAAATGTTCCGGATGCCTCACAATTAGATAGCTTAGCGAATAATTTTATGCCATCAGCCAATACTCTATCGGCTTTTGATCGAATCAATAATTGTGTTTTTTCATCTGGTACAAGTGCAAACTGTTCATATATATCACCCTCTCTATCCTGAACTATTATTGCCGTTGTTGCTTGAGATAGAATTTCTTTTGACTTTAAGGAAGAGTCGATCCATTTATAGGACTCCTTCTCTTGAATGGGAAGTTTCTTATACTTCCGGTCATACTTTGTTGCTTTCTCTGTTGATCTATTCCAAAGCCTGATGTCTGAAAAACCAATAGGAAAACCACATTGAGCATCAATAACAAAAGAAGGATGAATGAAAAAACCCAAGCCATAATCCGATGAAGTAATATTTCCAACAGAACCATCCATTTGAATCCTGTTTCTATGTCGGAATAGATTAATCTCGGTAGTGTCTTGTATACTCACAACGATCTTGTCTTTAACAGAGGAAGAACATTGCTGGGTTATCTCTTGGATGATGGATTGCTCTGTAGTTTTTTCGTTTCTTAGAAACCGATACCATCCACGTTGGCTTGCATAATCACCCGAAATTTGTCGAATGGAATGAACTGTCTTGAAAAATAAATCTTTGGTCATTAATATTGCTCGTTTTTGGAGTCGTTTATCTCCAAAACAATTCTCAAATGTTAGCTCCATACTCTTTTTGGAATACAAAGCTAACTATTTGTGTACACACGGTAGTTTTAAAAAAGGGGGACATCTTTTATTCCCAATCCCGAACCCTCGCATCCCCAAATCCCCAAATCTCCACATCTCCACATCTCCACATCTCCTTATCTCATCATCTCCTTATCTCCACATCCCCACATCCCATCATCTCCATATCCGACATCAAACATTAAAAATCCGCAATCCGAAATCAGCAATCCGAAATAAAAAACTAAAACCTCAGGTAAAAGCCGTCCCCTCATTCTCCTTTGACTGAACAGTGATCGTTCCTTTATGTACCATCATGATCTGCTTGCAGAGACTCAGGCCGATACCATTGCCATTTTTCTTGGTACTGAAAAAGGGAATGAAAATCTTCTCAGCACATCCTTCGACATTCCCGAGCCATTATCAGCTACCTTGATGATTACCTTGTTATCATTATCAGTATAAGCTGAAAGTACAATTTTCGGGTCCGGTTTGGCTTTCACTGCATCAATAGCGTTCAGGATCAGATTGATCAGCACCTGCTCTATTAAACCCACATCCATCTCTACCGAAAGCAGGGGGTCCTTTCAGAATCACACTTACTTCAATATTTTCTGTTCCAGCGTGGGCTGCATCAGTCGGTGGATATTATCAAACAATCCACTCAGGAACACCTTTGCCAGGGAAGCCTTGGTTATTTATTCAGGTTTCGGTATGTCTCGGTGAACTTCAGCAACCCTCACCCCTCTTCTGAATGGTATCAATCCCAGTTCCAGGTCCTCCGCAAGGCCTGTCGGATCAGGGATATCCATTTTAAACTGCCTCAAACGTCCCTGCAGGGGTATGTGCAGGGGATGAGATGGGTGCCACCGAGTTCATGATCTCATGGGTCATTACACTCAACAACTTCTGCCAGGCTTTCGATCTCCCGTTTCTTCCAGGGCCTCATTCACATTCTGAAAGGCGATCAGCAAAATGCAGATTTTCTGTCTGGAAAGCTGTTGCCGACAGCACCACCTTCACACTGTTCTTTTCATGCTGAATGGTGCTGATGATGCGCTCCCAGGTCCAGCCCCACAATCTTGGGTATACAGCAGGTGATCCCTTTTTCAAGCAGGTGAATAGTACGCATATATGGCATCTCCAGCATCTTTTTCACGACTCATTCATCCATTTAACCTCTCCGCTGCCGGTATCGTAGAAAGGATCCTGTATCCACCAATTCAAGCACCTTTTGAGGTATTGGTATTGCATCTCCTTTTCCTGCCTTACCACCCTGAAAGTGGTATTGATTTCATTAAATCCCTGCCTCAGCGACTTCCTCCACCGGGCCTGCTTTTACATTGAAATACTTCAGAGAAATCGCGGTAATGAATGGATTCCACAAATTGCTCCACCTCATCCTGAGCCTTTTTTATGCAGACGGTGAAGTCCACCAGCTGGAAAATAATGACAGGAACCAGCACTGCATCATAGATATATTGCTTCTGCAATACCGTGAAGGCAAAGGCAAGAAGGGTAATCATCAAGAGCATCACCCTCAGGAAAAGTCCCAGGTTGTTCTTCCTAAATTTCATACTTGCTCAACCTCCTGTATAATGCGGTGCGCGTGATACCCAGTTCTTTGGCAGCTTTCGAAATATTGCCACTGTTCTTTTCAATCACCCTCAGGATGGTATTTTTCTCAATATTGCTGAGCCGGGTTTCATCCCCATCCGTCCGGGCTTCCGAAGAGGTGGATTCAATCGGGGAGAATATGATGTCGTCAGGGGTGATCTCATTTTCATTCGACATAATAATCACCCTTTCAATGATATACTGCAATTCGCGCACATTACCGGGGTATGAATACTGCTCAGCTTTTGCAGGGTGGCATCGGAAAAACGGATATGAGCCTTAAAATACTTGGCTGAATACATTTTTACGAAATGGTCGATCAGCAGTCGGATATCTTCTTTGCGTTTCCGAAGTGGCGGGACAATGATCTCCACGGTGTTGATGCGGTATACCAGGTCTTTGCGGAACCTATTCTCATTGGCCAGTTCACTCATGGGGAGATTAGTAGCACAGATCAGGCGGATATCGACCGGGATTGATTGATTGGACCCAGTCGGGTGATCGGCCGGTTTTGCAATGCTGAAAGCAGCTTTGCCTGTTGCTGCAGTGAGATGTTGCCAATTTCATCAAGGAATAAGGTCCCGCCATTGGCGGCTTCAAACCGACCTATTCTATCCTCGCGTGCATCAGTGAAAGCCCCTTTTTTATGTCCGAACAGCTCACTTTCGAAGAGGGTTTCGGTGAGGGCACCGATGTCTACTTTTATGAATGGTTGTTTACTTCGCAGTGATTTCTCATGGATGGCTTTGGCGATCAGGTCCTTGCCGGTTCCGTTTTCCCCCAGGATTAGGATATTGGCATCGGTAGGTGCAATCTTCCCGATTTTGGAGAAGATATCCAGCATTACATCGCTGTTCCCGAGCAAATCAGGAAGAACATTTGGCAGGCAAAGGCTGGACAGTAGAGTGCTGGGCCTGTTTCTTCAGTATATCAGAAATGGTGGATAAAAGCTTTTCATTATGCCAGGGCTTCACGATGAAGTCGGCGGCACCTTCTTTAAGGGAACGGACTGCCAGGTCGATATCGCCATAGGCTGTGATCATGATGACGGCGATATTCGGTTTCAGCTCCTTGATCCGTTTCAGCCAGTAGAGGCCTTCATTGCCGGAATTGATAGAAGCATTGAAATTCATATCGAGCAGCACCAGGTCAAAGGGGCGAGAGCTGATAGGGAAAGGATATTTTCAGGGTTTTCTCGGTGACCACCTGTTGCACCTCTGTTTTGAGTAATAAGCGGACGGCGGTGAGCACATCCACATCATCATCAATTACCAGTATGCTTGCTTTTAATAAACTCATAATCCGGAAGATCTTAAACCCTATTAAACGTCTGGCCTTTTGAGTTTGTTACAAGAGAGGCTGTATTTTGGCCTTTTTGCTAAAACACTAAGGATGGCGGATAAATAGTCATTAAAGGTAAGGCAGAAATAAATGAGGAATAAGATGGGTCAAGGAAAATATTCATAAGGGAAGAATTCACATCCTGGCTCACATCACTGCAACAATTGTGAAATTGAGCGGAGGATAAAGATGGTGCAAAATGGTAAATTGGTTTTTACCGCAAAGACGCAAGGTTAAAAAGAAGTTCGCAAAGGGTCTTCCTGTTATGCCACTCTTGCGTCTTCGCGCTTTCTTTGCGTCCTTGCGGTGAAAAATCTTTCAGCCATCTAATGCAAATCTGATATAACAATAGTAATTTACCGGAATTATGAACCTCCATCGAACATTATTGCTCTAAACTTTGTTTAACGATAAATGGAATTCTATGAACAAAACTGAAACTTACTTTCGCCATTGCATTGAAGAATGACCAGGATTAACAGGAGGTAGAGACTTTTACCGCAAAGATGCAAGGGGAACGCAAGGACGCAAGACAATTAAAATTTGATAGAAACCACTATAAAATTGTCCATCTTTATCAAACGAAGCATTCACTCAAAACACGATAAGCCATGAAACAGATACTTTTTACTCTCATTTCATTTATCCTGATCAGCACGACTGCTTTGGCACAGATCAATCTTGTCGGAACAAGTTCTAGCGCCAATGGCGGCATTGAAATTGTCAAATGGCAGGCTTTTGATTCTTTTCATCGGTTGAACGCTATCCCTCGGGCCTGGATGCATACCTTTTGCTTCTTCTTCATTCAATGCCTACAACAGTAATTACTATTTAAGCGGGTTTTCAGCAGATACGGGTGTGTTGCTTTCATTTAACACAGAAACCAATACTCCCAGCCTGAGCAATTTCAGCGCTTTTTCCAATATTTCTGAAATTGATATGAGCACCGGCAAGCTTTATTCCCTGGAATTAGATACGGTCGGATTTATCAGTGTTAACGAATTCGAAATCAGTACAGGGGCTGAAACTTTGCTTGGAACCATCGTTGAGCCGGGAGTAAATGGCATTGTTGCAGATGCCATTGGTTTCGACTCCAACAATGGAATACTCTATTATATTGGATTTGATGAAACATCCATTTGTCTTTATGGCATCCCCGTAAGAAATCCGGATTTTTCCTGGATAAAGACCACCTTGCTGACTACCACACCCTTCAATTATTTCTCCAGTGTAAACTATGATAATGTCAATAATCTTTTATTTGCTGTCAACACTCAGTTTGACTCAACCTTTAATGAAGACGGTAAGTGGATCGTTGAGATCAACACCCAGACCGGTGATGTAATTGAAAGGGGACAGATAGTAGGGTTCCCTTATTACCTGGCAGGTTCCTCCTCCTTTGACCAGAATTCGGGAACTTTCCTGCTGGTGGATTTGATGAAGCTTTCAATGAAAAAATGATTGCTTTTAACACCCTGGACAATACACTTTATGCAGGTTATGTGCCTTCGCTGGTCTCGGAAATTATCTGCGATAATTACTCTTTTGCCAGAAGCGCCTACAGCACAACTTCAATTCCGGAATTCGAATTAGCAGTATTTTCCATTTCCCCTAATCCTGCGAGCAGTAAATTCACTGTTAAAACTGATGATTCAGAAGAAGCCTCAAGTCTGAAGATTCGGGATATGAGTGGCAGGCTATACCTATCAATGAACATTCAGCAGCCGGAAACAGAAATTTATACTGATCAGCTTGGAAAGGGATTATATGTGGTTACACTGCAAAACAGCAAGGGGACTAAGAACCAAAAGTTGATCATACAGTAGCAATTGGCCATACAAAGGCAAAAGACTTGTGAATGCCAGAATAATAAGGCATTATTGTTCTATCAATGTTAAACAGCTGTCTGGAAAGCCGATATTTGACTAACAGGAAATAAATTTATTCTGAGGCTTATCAGTTTTATGAGAATCTGAAAGCAGGAACAGGTCTTCCTGAAAGAGTACTTCCGTAAATAAAGACAGATGAAAGCAACCCAGGTTGGAAAATTAGTAGCGTCACTCCTGTTGCCGATTTGTGTTGGTGGTATTGCCGGAATGTTTACGACAGAGGCAATTCCGGGATGGTATGCTTCGCTCAATCAACCTTCCTTCAATCCTCCAAACTGGGTTTTCGGACCTGTGACCATGCTGTATATCCTTATGGGTATCTCGTTGTACCTGGTTTGGAAACAGGAGGCCGGCAAGCAGCGAAATCAGGCGATTCTGATTTTTATGTTGCAGCTGATTTTGAATTTCGGATGGAGTTTCCTCTTTTTCTATTTCAATCTGATTGGAATTGCCTTAATTGAAATCATTGCCCTTTGGATAATGATCGTTTTAATGCTGATCAAATTCAGAAGGATAAAACCACTGGCGGCCTACCTCAACATCCCCTACCTGTTATGGGTAAGTTTTGCCACGGCCCTGAATGCGGCGTATTTTATCCTGAATTAAGGTTAAACCGAAAGAATCGATCATTGATCCTTTGACTATAATCTTACCCTTTGCATAACAAGTGAATAAGTCCCAAAATCGCATCATTTGATCCTTGACACAAACACGACTTTTGAATTTTACTGCTTTGAATATATAACTTAACAATATAAAGCGAATGAAAACAATTTTGATCGTATCCGCCATTGCAGTATTTATTTTTATCATCTTTCAATCCTTCATGCTTATGCCATCCACCAAAACCGAAGAGCAGAAATACACTGTAATCCTGCAGGAAAAGGATTTCGAAATCCGGTTTTATCCATCGGCTACCATTGCGACCATTAAATCCAATGCAAAAACGTACAAGGAACTCGCAAACCCCGGGTTTCGCAAATTGGCGGGCTATATTTTCGGAGGAAATGAGAGCAGCACAAGCATCTCAATGACTGCCCCTGTTCATATGGACATCAATGATTCCGTTTCAAGCATGAGCTTTGTAATGCCATCATCCTATACCGAACAAAACCTCCCAAAGCCAAATGATCCCAATGTGCTGATTCAAAAAACCGCAGATGAATATGTCGCTGTGATAAAGTTTGGGGGCTTTGCATCTGATAGAAAACTGAAATCCTATTCAGAAAAACTTTATACTATCCTTGAATCAAAAGGCATCACATCCTACGGACATACCAGGTACCTGGGATATAATCCCCCCTTCCAGCTCTTTAACCGGCGCAATGAAATTATAGTTTCAGTCAGTTGGAAAGTGGAATAGGTGACGGCTGACTTTCCCTTCGACACTTTCATTCAGTACTTAAGGTACAGATTATATACCCGTAAGGGTACTTTGGCTATATATGACAATATTTTTATACCCTATAGGGTGCAATATTGTAATTATTACAATGTTTTATACCCGTAAGGGTGTATTTTTATGAAATTGTATTATATTTGTACCCGAAAGGGTATATATTATGACTTTAAGTGAATTTGTAAAAGAAAAAAGGCGACTAGCCAACCTTACTCAGCCTGAATTGTCAGAAAAAGCTGGCGTAGGTCTTCGCTTTGTCCGTGAACTCGAACAGGGTAAAGAAACTCTGCGTTTGGATAAGGTCAATCAAGTGCTGCAACTTTTTGGCTATGAAGTGGGCGCTATACCATTAAACCGAAATACGCTGCCGGATGAGAAAAGCTGAAATAAAAGTAAACGATAAAACTGCAGGCTGGCTCACACAGGACGAAAATGGGTATCATTTTCAATACGATAAGATTTTCCTGGAATCCTCTGATACCGTGCCGGTCAGTGTTACACTGCCACTACAGGATAAGCCTTTTGACAGTAAGGTCTTGTTTCCATTCTTCGATGGTCTTATCCCTGAAGGATGGCTGCTTGATATCGCCGAAAAAAACTGGAAATTAAACCCACGCGATCGTATGGGATTGCTATTGGTATGTTGTAAAGATTGTAAAAAAGATGTTTGGCCAGGCCATTCCCCCTGAACTCCAGTATCACGAATCACAAATGGAAGAACTGGCTCTGCAGGTAATCAGCAGCCAGATGGCTGTTACAGGTGTACAACCCAAAATATCACTGAATTTGTCAAAAGGTTTAGGAAAGAATGAGCCAAAACGCTTCACCATTATGGGTGTCTGGGGAGCTTATATTCTGAAACCACCTACTCCCTATTATCAGCATTTACCTGAAGTTGAAGATCTCACAATGCACCTGGCTGAAATTGCAAAAATCAAGGTGGTGCCACACACTCTAATTCGACTACAATCTGGCAACTTAGCATACCTGACCAGGAGAATTGACCGTGACAAAAGAAATAAACTGCATATGGAAGACATGTGCCAGGTTACTGAACGATTAACTGAAGATAAGAACCATGGTTCTTACGAACAGGTAGCGAAGGCTATTTGGAAGTTTTCTGCCAACCCGGGATTGGATGTCATTAATTTCTTTGAACAGGTATTATTTTCATTCCTCACCGGCAATGCCGATATGCATCTGAAGAATTTCTCCTTGATCCGTCAACCGGGAATTGTGAATATACTATCCCCGGCTTATGATATGGTTGCTACAGCACTTGTAAATCCGGCCGATGATGAAGATATGGCGCTAACATTAAATGGCAAAAAGAAAAGATTAAACCGGAAAGATTTCAGTATTGCTTTCACTTCCTTGAAGCTAGATTCGAAGCAACAGGAAAATATATTCATGAAAATGGAGAAGTCCCTGGACAAATGGATGGAGTTTATCGATATCAGTTTTTTAAATACTGACTTTAAATCTTCCTATAAAAATCTCATTCTTGACCGCTTTTCCAGGCTCAGGGCTTAAGATATTAAAGGAGATTTTTAGGGGGTAGGATTATTGCAGTATCCTGATGATGTCTGAATTTGAAAACCCTTCGCTCATCAAACCCTCCTGCCTGCTTATTCAGATCATATACAAGCGGAACTTGCACTTTAAAGTGATAGCTACAATAAAAAATCATATATTTGAATTAGTTTATCCGATATCTTGAATTTAATCAACCGATTCTATGAAAAAAAAGGCTTTCAAATTTTATCTACTCGGGTTATTGTTTATAATAATTTGTAAAGGAACAACTGCCAACAGCATAATTTGCAACAACAATTCCGAAGTTGTTTGTACTACTAACTCATGTACAATAATTAAGATACATAGCACAGAACCTGGAGCCAATCCGATGTATTTTGTTATTGCTGAAATAGCAAATGTATTTCTTCCGGATATGTCAAGATTTGTATGTATTCAAATAGTCGGTGAGGACAACCAGGAAATTTGTGATGCAATCTATTATAGCATGGAATTTATCACCTCAGTTGTTGGAACAGGAAGTAAAACAGTTAGAATCATCAAAAATGCTGTTGAACACCGCTGAAAGACAAATTGAAAAAAGCAGTTTAAAGTTTTTCACCCAAACAATAGACTTAGCTTACAATATTGCCAACACAATTGATGCATTTAAGAAGTTAGATCTAATTCGATGGAACAATGTAGAAAGAAACTATACGGAATTAGAAAATGCATATGAAGGAAGTATTACTTTATCAAATGTGACCAATAGAAATCTAACTTTTCAGATAAGCAGTGATGGTATAACATGGGAATCCATAAATTTTAAAGGGGGTGAATATAAAAAAATGAATTTCTGGCTTGGTCAAAAATCACAAAATTACGGATTCATAAGGAAATAATATTTGTAACTTGCAAGTGTATACAAATAAAGATTATAAAATTAGATATAATCAATTAACTAAAGAGTTCTACATATCTGACAGATGAAGGCATCCTACTTTTTTATTAATTGTGATTTCTCTGCAACTAATTCATACGATTTTCGGGTATCAAAGAAACATCAGAGAACCCTTCTGAAAACAATGAATATGTTGCAAAGAATGAAGTAATTACAGTTCTGATGATATAGAAAAAGAACATCCTAATATCGAAGTAATAGATAGCGGCCAAGTAAAAATTGAGGAGTATATTGAAGAAGACAAGTTAGATGAAAATTCTGCAGAGAAGCAAGAACTTTCAGTAGAATTTGTAGGATACATAGATCTTACGAGTGATGCAGAAGAAAAAATGAAAGCGCTTTGTTCTGATACAAAGTATCAAAGGAAAAATGGGCGGTTAAAACGTCTTAAGATTGCAAGGCAACTTAATCGAGAAGGCTTCCGTAAAAATAATGGTAATAGATTCAAGATTCGTGATATCCCTAAATACTATTAAAACTAACCAGGGAAAGTCCATTAAGTGTTTGCAGTATACTTAGCCTTTAGTTGTATCTCTATATGCGCGACCGAGTGTATTCATGCTGAAATCAATATTAATCATCATCTTCACCATGCTCTGATTTTTCTTTTGAATGGCCAACTTCTTTTTTATTGTTTCCTTCTTCACCTTCAAAGGCTTCGTGTTTATTCCCACTCTTGTGGCACTTTATGCAATTCTCAAATTGATAAATACCATGTTCTCTGTGTTCTTCATCGATTTTTCCCGCTGAATGCTCATGACAACCATAACATGAATATTGTTTTGTTTCAGATTTGACATGACAAGTCTTACAACTGACATTATGATCATTGTCTAGTACAAAATAGGTTGAATGGTCGAATGTTGATGGATACCATTTGTATATATTATGACACTCATTGCAACTTGCCGAAAATGAATCATGAATTTGGTCAGAGGGAGCCTTATGGCACATACTGCATTTATTCCTGTCAATACCATCGAGCAATGCATGATCAAATTCCCCGATAAACTTCCATTGGTCTGTCTGATGACAGTTATGACTAAATTTTTAAATGGGAATGCAAACTATCATCGGGTTTAGCATGACATGATACGCATTTGTCATGAATTTCAGGTTTAAGATAAGTATGATCAAAACTATTAAGAAAACTCTTTGGAACTATACCATTGTGATCACTATGGCAATTAGTGCAATTCTGGTCAACTAATTTATCATGGAATGAAATTTTCTCTACATTCCCTGTAAGCTTTTGATTGTTAATTGTATCTATCCCAATAAGTTTTAGGTTATGACACTCTACGCATTTTTGATAATCAATTCCCGAAAAATATGAATGACAGGAAGTGCATTTCTCTTTTTTTAGATTCTGATGGCTATTAGATAATTCTCCCGGATTCAGCATCAAATGCGGATACTTTATTGAAAGAATTATAATCAGGCTGGCAAAAGCAACAGTAACAAGGCTCTCATTTGACAAATGTAAAAATGGAGATAATATGGAGAATTGCAATAACGTATAGAAGAAGTGTGATGGGTACGTGAACACTTCTCCACTTGCGCATAATATCAACTGCCAGAGCGTCAAAGAATAGTTTATTTTCAGCTTCTTTCAAGGAGAAACCAGATTCTGATAAATTTCTCAACTTCTCATTATAAGCTGTGTTTGACTTCTTAAGCAAAAATTTTCCGGTCAAGCCCGATGCTATTGTTATAATGAGCATCATAATTCCTAGCCATGGCAAGATTGCATTAAAATGAATTCCAGCATGAACCAGGATTAATAAAGATCCCATCCAGGCCAGATATTCATGTAGGATCAGAAGTTTTTTTGGTGATCCGAAGTGAATAATCTTATGCTTCCGAAGTGAATATGAAAAAGATAATAGAATTAACAAAGTACCGAAATAACCAAAATATCTTCCAATTGAACTTAGGTTAAATCGGTGAAATAAATAATCAATGATAATAGTGAGTGCTATCATTGAAATAAACCACTGAAAAAAAGGTACCACTTTTGAAATAAATATTGAATTTCTCATTGAGTATAGATTAAACACTTCTGCCTTTTAAAAGAAAAACAACTAAGACTAAAGATTCTATAACTTTTGGAATATGTATTGTACCTGTATATCAATTAGATAAGTGTTGGTTCTTGACACTTAATGTCATTTAGGACGATGCTAATTGAAAAAGCCATATCATAAGTAATAGATAATGTAAAGATAGAAAGTTCTTCTTTTAGAATGCTATCTAGAGTCAAACTATTGGACCGCTTTTCCTTATTTCAACTCTCTCCCTGCGTTCGATTAGTCTTTTTTATTTCAGTCCCGGGGTCAAGCAGAGCTTGGACGAACTGAAGGTAGATGCAAGCAATGGCAAGTCCTAAATGGGGAGCAGGCCCAGGGGGAAGCCCGTTCCCTGCTCCCGGGGCGGTAATGGCCTTTTTATTCAAGTCTCAGGTCCAAGGTGGGCCGAAAGAGGATCAGTGATTGCATGATCCTGATTGTGGAGACAGCACATAGAAGCCCGCTCCCTACGGTCGCACGGTCTTTTTTATTTATAGACCGAGCTCAAGCGCAGCTTGGCCGTACCGATGGGAGATGCAGGATTATTGCATGATCCTGAATGGGGAGACAGCCCATAGAAGCCCGCCCCTTCGGGGCTACGGTCTTTTTATTCAAGTCTCAGGCTCAAGCAGAGCTTGGCTGGTCCATAAATAAAAAAGCCCTGGTCCTTCGGACCGGGCTTCTATGTAGCGGGGGCAGGATTCGAACCTACGGCCTTTGGGTTATGAGCCCAACGAGCTACCTCTGCTCCACCCCGCAATATATTTTTATGTTGAAAGAACGTTTCTGTTTGGGAGTGCAAAAGTAGTATAAGGTTTTGGATTTACCAAAAAAACATTCAAGTATTTATCATACTATTGAGTCTCTTGAAGTTAAGATACTATATTCAGGCATGGAATTGAATTAATAATAATCACAACCTAAACAGAATCCAGTCCATACAACTACAACCTGACCATCTTTCCATCTTCAAAAACCCATTTAACTTTACCAAGTTCGGTTATATCCACTAAATCCTCACTCACAAACTTTTTTCCTATTAACACACCATCTTCAATACTTAGTAATTCAACATATTCTCTGTACTCAAGATTTTCATGTGGATTAAAAGTGGAAGAGTATTCCAGCG
Encoded proteins:
- a CDS encoding HipA domain-containing protein, which produces MFGQAIPPELQYHESQMEELALQVISSQMAVTGVQPKISLNLSKGLGKNEPKRFTIMGVWGAYILKPPTPYYQHLPEVEDLTMHLAEIAKIKVVPHTLIRLQSGNLAYLTRRIDRDKRNKLHMEDMCQVTERLTEDKNHGSYEQVAKAIWKFSANPGLDVINFFEQVLFSFLTGNADMHLKNFSLIRQPGIVNILSPAYDMVATALVNPADDEDMALTLNGKKKRLNRKDFSIAFTSLKLDSKQQENIFMKMEKSLDKWMEFIDISFLNTDFKSSYKNLILDRFSRLRA
- a CDS encoding IS4 family transposase, whose amino-acid sequence is MELTFENCFGDKRLQKRAILMTKDLFFKTVHSIRQISGDYASQRGWYRFLRNEKTTEQSIIQEITQQCSSSVKDKIVVSIQDTTEINLFRHRNRIQMDGSVGNITSSDYGLGFFIHPSFVIDAQCGFPIGFSDIRLWNRSTEKATKYDRKYKKLPIQEKESYKWIDSSLKSKEILSQATTAIIVQDREGDIYEQFALVPDEKTQLLIRSKADRVLADGIKLFAKLSNCEASGTFSLDIPGDKRKKQTKRTAVLEVRFCPVQLKRPDSASKSISNKIELFAVEAKEVNVRAGQSISWRILTTLSITNLEEALCVIQWYSWRWIIEEIFRILKQEGYNIEASELESAKSIRKLSLMMLSTIIKLLQMRFCYSIPEGETLESAMCFTEFQQECLEQQCALLEGKTEKLKNPYPLRSLARSTWVIARLGGWKGYKSERPPGITTLWIGLRRFYDIFDGWSLSKNVYTR
- a CDS encoding T9SS type A sorting domain-containing protein; protein product: MIAFNTLDNTLYAGYVPSLVSEIICDNYSFARSAYSTTSIPEFELAVFSISPNPASSKFTVKTDDSEEASSLKIRDMSGRLYLSMNIQQPETEIYTDQLGKGLYVVTLQNSKGTKNQKLIIQ
- a CDS encoding helix-turn-helix transcriptional regulator codes for the protein MTLSEFVKEKRRLANLTQPELSEKAGVGLRFVRELEQGKETLRLDKVNQVLQLFGYEVGAIPLNRNTLPDEKS
- a CDS encoding HipA N-terminal domain-containing protein; translation: MRKAEIKVNDKTAGWLTQDENGYHFQYDKIFLESSDTVPVSVTLPLQDKPFDSKVLFPFFDGLIPEGWLLDIAEKNWKLNPRDRMGLLLVCCKDCKKDVWPGHSP
- a CDS encoding tryptophan-rich sensory protein; this encodes MKATQVGKLVASLLLPICVGGIAGMFTTEAIPGWYASLNQPSFNPPNWVFGPVTMLYILMGISLYLVWKQEAGKQRNQAILIFMLQLILNFGWSFLFFYFNLIGIALIEIIALWIMIVLMLIKFRRIKPLAAYLNIPYLLWVSFATALNAAYFILN
- a CDS encoding heme-binding protein encodes the protein MKTILIVSAIAVFIFIIFQSFMLMPSTKTEEQKYTVILQEKDFEIRFYPSATIATIKSNAKTYKELANPGFRKLAGYIFGGNESSTSISMTAPVHMDINDSVSSMSFVMPSSYTEQNLPKPNDPNVLIQKTADEYVAVIKFGGFASDRKLKSYSEKLYTILESKGITSYGHTRYLGYNPPFQLFNRRNEIIVSVSWKVE